One Brevibacterium spongiae DNA segment encodes these proteins:
- a CDS encoding HNH endonuclease signature motif containing protein: MKDPQDPGDEGLDPASDDSSDESSNESSKESSSDSSNEDSNDSSDASPVGDSNGSTIEQSSLPTPPPLVGPESPRRLDVDPDSPMAVVASIARLSTGARIAELQAVAGLFLAEVVDRLRYAPEGEIYHHATFTETVERFITTRDGEPTAALAEVDQTEPGQTEPENAELGDVGSEGAEVENAEAEAAEPTEVERTAAAAIEPLPNFPKFQLHRSFNSWAHEFAAKEDVAELTAVLGATVDGAYNEITNALTLVFGLPKFLDRCLNGEFTIQHVLVAARAVKDVEFEYVPRLDSYLGQRRADITIETFRKSLNLKIASLIPVEDRLDVAAKRRHVDITTYADGTASVLLSGPAVELQAFYLRIEAFARAIRKGNISAFTDHDLSAAEVGEQDGIAALMFDIATRATPQMLIAVTTHDTTTGETSTKEIALDSIETGDPMAPISAGAVDRAARAATQEAEESAATGVKVKSIIKLVMPTHGQWVREQAKMMITVPYLTAVGRSELPGMFSDSAPVPADAAKALAGESPTWHRILTDPATGTPIDARSKSYHIPADVRAPLTAKWQSCSVPGCTRRAETSEIDHIIPFDHDDPARGGQTTFAKTHPLCKVHHQLKTDRKFSIRTTEDGAVEYAFSHDVVTTMYPPDNPVHAEHAWQVENYAQLPDQLDLGVSSNEDWRGARAGEPLEAVTGDKCVSDTAEAEQTETEQTEAEQTEATGESVLRYTSETGVAETGAVGIGAESEDARKTRRSREAQESIWNVSWDPENPPPF, from the coding sequence ATGAAGGATCCCCAGGATCCGGGCGACGAAGGTCTTGACCCTGCCTCGGATGACTCGTCAGACGAGTCATCGAACGAATCGTCAAAGGAGTCCTCGAGCGACTCGTCGAACGAGGACTCAAACGACTCCTCGGACGCTTCTCCGGTTGGGGACTCCAATGGTTCCACCATCGAGCAGTCTTCCCTGCCGACCCCTCCGCCGCTGGTCGGCCCCGAATCACCACGTCGCCTCGACGTCGACCCGGATTCGCCTATGGCCGTGGTCGCGAGCATCGCACGGCTGAGCACCGGTGCACGCATCGCAGAACTTCAGGCCGTCGCCGGTCTCTTCCTCGCCGAGGTCGTCGACCGGCTCCGCTACGCGCCTGAGGGCGAGATCTACCACCACGCCACCTTCACCGAGACGGTGGAGCGCTTCATCACGACCCGGGACGGGGAGCCGACAGCTGCGCTCGCCGAGGTCGACCAGACTGAGCCCGGCCAGACAGAGCCCGAGAACGCCGAGCTCGGCGACGTCGGATCCGAGGGCGCTGAGGTCGAGAACGCCGAGGCCGAAGCGGCTGAGCCGACCGAAGTCGAACGCACAGCGGCTGCCGCTATTGAGCCGCTTCCGAACTTCCCGAAGTTCCAGCTCCACCGGTCGTTCAATTCGTGGGCGCACGAATTCGCCGCAAAAGAGGATGTCGCCGAACTGACCGCAGTTCTCGGCGCGACAGTCGACGGTGCGTACAACGAGATCACGAACGCACTCACGCTGGTCTTCGGTCTGCCGAAGTTCCTTGACCGCTGCCTCAACGGCGAATTCACCATCCAGCATGTGCTCGTCGCTGCACGTGCTGTGAAGGACGTCGAATTTGAGTACGTCCCCCGCCTCGACAGCTATCTCGGACAGCGTCGCGCCGACATCACCATCGAAACCTTCAGGAAGTCCCTGAACCTCAAAATCGCTTCGCTCATTCCGGTCGAAGACCGCCTCGATGTCGCGGCAAAACGTCGTCACGTGGACATCACGACCTACGCCGACGGCACCGCCTCGGTGCTGCTGTCGGGTCCGGCCGTGGAGCTCCAGGCCTTCTACCTGCGCATCGAAGCGTTCGCTCGGGCCATCCGCAAAGGCAACATCTCCGCATTCACCGACCACGACCTGTCCGCCGCCGAGGTGGGCGAACAGGACGGCATCGCCGCCCTGATGTTCGACATCGCGACACGGGCGACCCCGCAGATGCTCATCGCCGTGACCACACACGACACGACCACTGGGGAGACCTCGACCAAGGAAATCGCCCTCGACTCGATCGAGACCGGCGATCCGATGGCCCCGATCTCGGCTGGAGCGGTCGACCGCGCAGCGCGGGCGGCCACACAGGAAGCCGAAGAATCGGCAGCAACGGGTGTCAAGGTCAAGTCGATCATCAAGCTCGTCATGCCCACCCACGGACAGTGGGTGCGGGAGCAGGCGAAGATGATGATCACGGTTCCCTACCTCACCGCGGTCGGTCGTTCGGAGCTTCCGGGCATGTTCTCCGACAGTGCTCCTGTGCCGGCCGACGCCGCGAAGGCTCTCGCCGGCGAAAGCCCCACTTGGCACCGGATCCTGACCGACCCTGCCACCGGAACACCGATCGATGCGCGCTCGAAGAGCTACCACATCCCCGCAGATGTGCGTGCCCCGCTGACCGCGAAGTGGCAGTCATGCTCGGTTCCGGGATGCACCCGTCGAGCCGAGACCTCGGAAATCGACCACATCATCCCGTTCGACCACGACGATCCCGCACGAGGCGGACAGACGACCTTCGCGAAAACCCATCCGCTGTGCAAAGTGCACCACCAGCTGAAAACCGACCGCAAATTCTCCATCCGCACCACTGAGGATGGGGCGGTGGAGTATGCCTTCTCCCATGACGTCGTCACGACGATGTACCCGCCAGACAATCCGGTCCACGCCGAGCACGCATGGCAAGTGGAGAACTATGCCCAGCTGCCTGACCAGCTGGACCTTGGTGTGAGCAGCAACGAGGACTGGCGCGGCGCGAGGGCGGGAGAGCCGCTCGAAGCGGTCACAGGGGACAAATGTGTCTCGGACACGGCAGAGGCCGAACAGACAGAGACTGAACAAACGGAGGCCGAACAGACAGAGGCGACTGGAGAGTCGGTGCTGCGCTACACCTCGGAAACCGGCGTTGCTGAAACCGGCGCTGTGGGAATCGGGGCCGAGAGCGAGGACGCCCGAAAGACGCGCCGCTCGCGGGAAGCCCAGGAGTCGATCTGGAACGTGAGCTGGGATCCGGAGAACCCACCGCCGTTCTGA
- a CDS encoding methyltransferase family protein, which translates to MSRHVTSVNKPKKRLRIFHGRMYFALQALAGAAWWLGTATIPAVQTATLGGIDPLLIAIVDIPLFVIGSALAALNFRWAVWIAAGWSVLVALGMVIYATATTEAGLGAVLMILAALGSVLAGVLMLYGRIPSEKLLVGPFAFESSHTRVRSRLLVHTTVQIVIFWGVFLVIIPLIINAFEDRWELAYKFPILVVVTGFALLAFSSVIGVWSARAIANFGSGTPLPSQMAHHLVTRGPYAFVRNPMAIAGIVQGVAMGLLIGSWLIIVYALIGSFLWNWLIRPHEEADLCERFGDEYRAYADRVGCWWPRFSRTSSSDLAEEA; encoded by the coding sequence ATGAGCCGCCATGTCACGTCGGTGAACAAGCCGAAGAAGCGGCTGCGGATCTTCCACGGTCGCATGTACTTCGCCCTCCAGGCACTGGCCGGAGCCGCCTGGTGGCTGGGCACCGCGACGATTCCCGCCGTGCAGACAGCGACCCTGGGCGGAATCGATCCGCTGCTCATCGCGATCGTCGACATTCCGCTCTTCGTCATCGGCTCCGCCCTGGCCGCACTCAACTTCCGCTGGGCCGTGTGGATCGCCGCCGGCTGGAGCGTGCTCGTGGCCCTCGGCATGGTCATCTATGCGACCGCCACCACCGAGGCGGGACTCGGTGCCGTACTCATGATCCTCGCCGCGCTCGGCAGCGTGCTCGCCGGCGTCCTCATGCTCTACGGTCGCATCCCGTCCGAGAAGCTCCTCGTCGGACCCTTCGCCTTCGAAAGTTCGCACACCCGTGTGCGCTCGCGGCTCCTCGTGCACACCACTGTCCAGATCGTCATCTTCTGGGGCGTCTTCCTCGTCATCATCCCGCTGATCATCAATGCCTTCGAGGACCGGTGGGAGCTGGCCTACAAGTTCCCGATCCTGGTGGTCGTCACCGGCTTCGCCCTGCTCGCATTCTCCAGCGTCATCGGCGTGTGGTCGGCTCGAGCGATCGCGAACTTCGGCTCCGGCACACCGCTGCCTTCCCAGATGGCCCATCACCTCGTCACCCGCGGTCCCTACGCCTTCGTCCGCAATCCGATGGCCATCGCAGGCATCGTCCAGGGCGTGGCGATGGGCCTGCTCATCGGCTCCTGGCTCATCATCGTCTACGCGCTCATCGGCTCATTCCTGTGGAACTGGCTCATCCGCCCCCACGAGGAAGCCGACCTGTGTGAGCGCTTCGGCGACGAATACCGCGCCTACGCCGACCGGGTGGGATGCTGGTGGCCGCGGTTCTCCCGGACTTCGTCGTCGGATCTTGCCGAGGAAGCCTGA
- a CDS encoding YdeI/OmpD-associated family protein, with protein sequence MVTFTTELLALGNNVGIEVPEDIVLGFGVGKRVPVIVTIAGYSYPSTTAVMGGKYLLPLAKEHREKIGVAGGETHDVTLTHDTSNRETPVPDSLAEALAAAELRETFDALAPSKRKEHVRQVTSAKAEETRDRRIAKIIASLG encoded by the coding sequence ATGGTCACCTTCACCACTGAACTCCTGGCACTCGGCAACAATGTCGGCATCGAAGTCCCCGAGGACATCGTGCTCGGCTTCGGCGTCGGCAAACGCGTGCCCGTCATCGTCACGATCGCCGGCTATTCCTATCCGTCGACGACCGCGGTGATGGGCGGGAAGTACCTGCTCCCGCTGGCCAAGGAACATCGGGAGAAGATCGGCGTCGCCGGCGGCGAGACCCACGACGTCACGCTCACCCACGACACCTCGAACCGGGAGACTCCCGTCCCCGATTCCCTCGCCGAGGCGCTCGCCGCCGCAGAACTGCGCGAGACCTTCGATGCGCTCGCTCCCTCGAAGCGCAAGGAACATGTGCGGCAGGTGACCTCGGCGAAAGCCGAGGAGACCCGGGATCGCCGAATCGCGAAGATCATCGCATCGCTCGGCTGA
- a CDS encoding VanZ family protein: MTDRDQRTVGAPLALLVLYTLFIAAITLTPQQMGTGPNTLIGHALDLFAAHRETAWLTYERVEKLGNVAMFIPFGFLAALHFGRRRWWLGFVVGASFSTAIEIFQGTVLTQTRFATLSDLVTNTIGAGIGALLGLCCMAVWPVRRTGSDSRREFATV; this comes from the coding sequence ATGACAGATCGTGATCAGCGCACAGTCGGTGCGCCGCTGGCCCTTCTCGTTCTCTACACCCTCTTCATTGCCGCCATCACGCTGACCCCGCAGCAGATGGGCACCGGCCCGAACACCCTCATCGGGCACGCACTCGACCTCTTCGCCGCGCACCGGGAGACGGCCTGGCTGACGTATGAACGGGTCGAGAAGCTCGGCAATGTGGCGATGTTCATCCCCTTCGGCTTCCTTGCAGCCCTGCATTTCGGGCGCAGGCGCTGGTGGCTCGGATTCGTCGTCGGCGCGAGCTTCAGCACCGCCATCGAGATCTTCCAAGGCACTGTGCTCACACAGACCCGCTTCGCCACCCTCAGCGACCTCGTCACGAACACGATCGGTGCAGGCATCGGCGCGCTCCTCGGCCTGTGCTGCATGGCCGTGTGGCCGGTGCGAAGGACAGGGAGCGATTCCCGCAGGGAATTCGCGACCGTCTGA
- a CDS encoding MarR family winged helix-turn-helix transcriptional regulator: MSQEQSGDVSNAVESLDSLLGYQLKHLQTALRSRMDETLRPLELTTPQYNCLEQLRRRPGASNSELARGGFVTRQTMNTLVRGLQERGLITRPAKAESGRVLPTRLTPAGEELLDQAVSRVEVITARMASPLDEETRTKVTEALGRCIAALEEPEDG; the protein is encoded by the coding sequence ATGAGTCAAGAGCAGAGTGGAGACGTGTCGAATGCGGTGGAGAGCCTCGATTCTCTCCTCGGCTATCAGCTCAAGCATCTGCAGACGGCGCTGCGGTCTCGGATGGACGAGACGCTGCGGCCGCTGGAGCTGACGACACCGCAGTACAACTGTCTCGAGCAGCTGCGTCGGAGGCCCGGGGCATCGAACTCGGAACTCGCCCGCGGCGGCTTCGTCACCCGGCAGACGATGAACACGCTGGTGCGCGGACTGCAGGAGCGAGGGCTGATCACGAGACCGGCGAAGGCCGAATCCGGGCGCGTCCTGCCCACACGCCTCACCCCGGCAGGCGAAGAGCTGCTCGATCAGGCGGTGTCCCGAGTCGAGGTGATCACCGCCCGCATGGCCTCGCCGCTCGACGAAGAGACTCGGACGAAGGTCACCGAGGCGCTCGGTCGGTGCATTGCGGCCCTCGAGGAACCGGAGGACGGCTGA
- a CDS encoding HAD family hydrolase yields the protein MSAHPKYSAVLFDCDGVLVDSESITNGVLHAMLVELGWQLTAEESIARFVGKMLRDEADVIEEHTGFRIDDEWMNEFRRRRNENLRASLQAIPGVVDAVGRIAEAYPGRIACASGADRPKIELQLRKIGLLDAFEDRIFSGMEQPNSKPAPDVYLAAADSLGIDPAEAAVIEDSPTGVMAGVAAGSRVLGFCPESPVHQSTETLLAVGAAETFASMDDLPGLLLE from the coding sequence ATGTCAGCTCATCCGAAATACTCTGCCGTCCTCTTCGACTGTGACGGGGTCCTCGTCGACTCCGAAAGCATCACGAACGGCGTCCTGCACGCCATGCTCGTCGAACTCGGCTGGCAGCTGACGGCTGAGGAGAGCATCGCCCGGTTCGTCGGGAAGATGCTCCGTGACGAGGCCGACGTGATCGAAGAGCACACCGGTTTTCGGATCGACGATGAGTGGATGAACGAATTCCGGCGTCGCCGCAATGAGAACCTCAGGGCCTCCCTGCAGGCGATCCCGGGCGTGGTGGACGCGGTGGGCCGCATCGCCGAGGCGTATCCGGGCAGGATCGCGTGTGCATCGGGAGCGGACCGCCCGAAGATCGAACTTCAGCTGCGGAAGATCGGACTCCTCGACGCATTCGAGGATCGGATCTTCTCCGGCATGGAGCAGCCGAATTCGAAGCCGGCCCCTGACGTCTATCTCGCGGCCGCTGATTCCTTGGGTATCGACCCCGCCGAGGCGGCCGTGATCGAAGATTCGCCCACCGGAGTCATGGCCGGGGTTGCGGCAGGATCCCGTGTGCTCGGTTTCTGCCCGGAGTCGCCGGTTCATCAGAGCACCGAAACGCTGCTGGCCGTTGGTGCCGCCGAGACGTTCGCATCGATGGATGACTTGCCGGGCCTGCTGCTGGAGTAG
- a CDS encoding PhzF family phenazine biosynthesis protein — translation MPQSRRFAQVDVFSAVPFRGNPVAVILDADDLDDAQMAQIANWTNLSETTFILSPTDPAADYRLRIFTPHRELPFAGHPTLGSAAAWLDAGGTPKQNDRIVQECGAGLVDIRRGGPTTAPTGSSESPTSESSADAPTGSTGTLAFAAPERIRAGELDESYVAEIATALGVDRGDILDHQWADNGPGWAAVRLASAEQVLALTPDFSAIPDAKLGVLGAHPDASEHEYEIRAFVPGVGVAEDPVTGSLNASVAQWLIGAGLAPDSYTATQGTALGRAGVISISAEAANPGADPDAAGADPDIWVGGATTVCFRGTVSA, via the coding sequence TTGCCTCAATCACGACGATTCGCCCAGGTCGACGTCTTCTCCGCCGTTCCCTTCCGCGGCAACCCCGTCGCCGTCATCCTCGATGCAGACGACCTCGACGACGCGCAGATGGCGCAGATCGCGAACTGGACCAACCTGTCCGAGACCACCTTCATCCTCTCCCCCACGGATCCCGCCGCCGACTACCGTCTGCGGATCTTCACCCCGCACCGGGAGCTGCCCTTCGCCGGGCACCCCACCCTCGGTTCGGCTGCGGCCTGGCTCGACGCCGGAGGAACACCGAAGCAGAACGACCGGATCGTTCAGGAATGCGGTGCCGGACTCGTCGACATTCGCCGAGGCGGCCCCACCACCGCGCCGACTGGATCATCCGAATCCCCGACGTCCGAATCGTCCGCCGACGCACCCACCGGATCGACCGGGACCCTCGCTTTCGCCGCCCCCGAGCGCATCCGCGCCGGTGAGCTCGACGAATCGTACGTGGCGGAGATCGCGACAGCTCTCGGCGTCGACCGCGGTGACATCCTCGACCACCAGTGGGCCGACAACGGACCCGGCTGGGCCGCCGTGCGGCTGGCCAGCGCCGAACAGGTGCTCGCGCTGACCCCCGACTTCTCCGCGATCCCCGATGCCAAGCTCGGCGTCCTCGGCGCCCACCCCGACGCCTCGGAGCACGAATATGAGATCCGTGCCTTCGTCCCCGGCGTCGGCGTGGCAGAAGACCCCGTGACCGGCAGCCTCAACGCTTCCGTGGCCCAATGGCTCATCGGCGCCGGCCTCGCTCCTGACTCCTATACAGCAACTCAGGGCACCGCACTTGGCCGGGCCGGAGTCATCTCGATCTCGGCCGAGGCGGCGAATCCCGGGGCAGACCCGGACGCTGCCGGAGCAGACCCGGACATCTGGGTCGGCGGCGCCACGACCGTGTGCTTCCGCGGGACGGTGAGCGCATGA
- a CDS encoding Gfo/Idh/MocA family protein, protein MVNGASGFSGVSAGGRAPRIGVLGGGFMGRVHSRAARSAGAVLEVVATSGPAGSARAAAELGFADSSSVDELIDRCLDVVHVCTPNNVHAEQSLRALDAGSAIICEKPLATDSTSARAILARAEESGLGGTVPFAYRYHPMVREARARFRAGEAGRLLTVDASYLQDWLLGADDVNWRAEPERGGPSRVFADIGSHLVDLIEFIVDDRIVSLVATVRTVHPHRGGTPMTTEDTVAVTVEFAGGAIGALLVSQVAPGRKSALTVEIAGTEASLRFDQEQPETLWWGRRDESRLLIRDPETLHADAARLCSVPAGHPQGYQDAFNSFIADSYSYFAGDLPEGLPTLRDGVRAVLITEAVLKSVSTRSWVDVDDV, encoded by the coding sequence ATGGTCAATGGTGCTTCAGGGTTCTCTGGCGTTTCTGCGGGCGGCCGGGCGCCGCGTATCGGTGTCCTCGGCGGTGGTTTCATGGGTCGGGTCCACAGCCGGGCCGCGCGTTCGGCCGGAGCCGTGCTCGAGGTCGTGGCCACGTCCGGGCCCGCCGGCAGCGCACGCGCCGCCGCCGAGCTGGGCTTCGCGGACTCCTCATCGGTTGACGAGCTCATCGACCGGTGCCTCGACGTCGTCCATGTGTGCACCCCCAACAATGTCCACGCCGAACAGTCGCTGCGGGCGCTGGACGCCGGTTCCGCGATCATCTGCGAGAAGCCGCTGGCGACCGATTCGACGTCTGCCCGCGCCATACTCGCCCGCGCCGAGGAGTCAGGACTCGGCGGAACCGTCCCGTTCGCCTACCGCTATCACCCGATGGTGCGCGAAGCCCGCGCCCGCTTCCGCGCCGGAGAAGCCGGCCGACTGCTCACCGTCGATGCCTCGTATCTGCAGGACTGGCTGCTGGGCGCCGACGATGTGAACTGGCGAGCCGAACCCGAGCGGGGAGGCCCTTCGCGTGTCTTCGCCGATATCGGATCCCACCTCGTCGACCTCATCGAGTTCATCGTCGATGACCGCATCGTTTCGCTGGTGGCGACGGTCCGGACCGTCCACCCTCACCGAGGCGGGACTCCCATGACGACGGAGGACACCGTGGCCGTCACCGTCGAATTCGCCGGTGGTGCCATCGGTGCGCTGCTCGTGTCGCAAGTGGCTCCCGGACGAAAGAGCGCACTGACCGTCGAGATCGCCGGTACCGAGGCGAGCCTGCGATTCGATCAGGAACAGCCGGAGACCCTGTGGTGGGGACGTCGAGACGAGTCTCGCCTGCTCATCCGCGATCCTGAGACACTCCACGCCGATGCTGCGCGCCTGTGCTCAGTCCCGGCCGGTCATCCGCAGGGGTACCAGGATGCTTTCAACTCGTTCATCGCCGACTCCTATTCCTACTTCGCCGGTGACCTGCCCGAGGGTCTGCCCACCCTCCGCGACGGAGTTCGCGCGGTGCTCATCACCGAGGCGGTGCTGAAGTCTGTGTCGACCCGGTCCTGGGTCGACGTCGATGACGTGTGA
- a CDS encoding VOC family protein: MSSEPAGTVHGPDFIALQVRDVEAAARFYESQLGLTRAPAAPPGAVVFTTSPIPFAVREPLPGVDLDSGDRPGNGVALWLRCDDARALHDSLAEAGVEILREPTPSPFGLTFAIADPDGYAVTFHDEG, translated from the coding sequence ATGAGCTCTGAGCCGGCCGGTACGGTGCACGGCCCGGACTTCATCGCCTTGCAGGTGCGTGATGTGGAAGCGGCCGCCCGGTTCTACGAATCGCAGCTCGGGCTCACCCGCGCCCCGGCCGCACCTCCCGGAGCGGTCGTGTTCACCACCTCGCCGATTCCCTTTGCCGTGCGCGAACCGCTGCCCGGCGTCGATCTCGACTCCGGGGACCGCCCGGGGAACGGGGTGGCACTGTGGCTGAGGTGCGACGATGCCCGCGCTCTTCATGATTCCCTCGCCGAGGCGGGGGTCGAGATCCTCCGTGAGCCGACTCCCAGCCCCTTCGGGCTCACCTTCGCGATCGCCGATCCCGACGGCTACGCGGTGACGTTCCACGACGAAGGGTGA
- a CDS encoding nucleobase:cation symporter-2 family protein, with the protein MSVANQSPKKGRASAVTSKSRRPEDERLPIGSSFAYGLQHVLTMYGGIIAVPLIIGNAAGLDGNGISVLIASCLFMGGLATILQSVGVPFFGSQLPLVQGVSFAGVATMTSILAGGGGLPAVFGSVLVASVIGLLVAPAFALIVKFFPPVVTGTVITTIGLSLMPVAAGWAMGGDAEAADYGSARNILIAVATLAIVLILSRVPVAAISQLSILLAIVLGTIGCLIFGWADFSHVLDRGVFAFPEPFAFGMPTFSAAAIISMFIVIIVTFAETTADIIAVGEIVRSKVDSKRIASGLRADMLSSAVSPIFNSFTQSAFAQNVGLVAITGVKSRFVVTAGGAILVVLGLLPVMGGVVAAVPTPVLGGAGIVLFGTVAASGIRTLSKVNYEGNLNMIIVAVSLAFGIIPVVTPEFYNSFPAWVGIILHSGISSATLMAVLLNLVFNHIGVKTKDRSDRSVFVAGTGRVIRKEELQRLLDNEPVLAEGDMVKDGKIVDCNGEEVPVVTDEQHEKVVEAAKKGEVKTQEDVRRLIEDDDS; encoded by the coding sequence ATGTCGGTAGCCAACCAATCACCTAAGAAGGGCCGCGCGTCGGCGGTCACATCCAAGTCGCGGCGCCCCGAGGACGAGCGCCTTCCGATCGGCAGCTCCTTCGCGTACGGACTGCAACACGTGCTGACCATGTACGGCGGAATCATCGCCGTGCCGCTCATCATCGGCAACGCCGCCGGCCTCGATGGCAACGGCATCAGCGTACTCATCGCGTCCTGCCTGTTCATGGGCGGCCTGGCAACGATCCTGCAGTCGGTGGGTGTGCCGTTCTTCGGCTCGCAGCTGCCGCTGGTCCAGGGCGTTTCGTTCGCCGGAGTAGCCACGATGACGTCGATCCTGGCCGGCGGCGGGGGTCTGCCTGCGGTGTTCGGTTCGGTCCTGGTCGCCTCGGTGATCGGTCTCCTCGTGGCCCCTGCCTTCGCGCTCATCGTGAAGTTCTTCCCACCGGTGGTCACCGGCACGGTCATCACGACGATCGGCTTGTCGCTCATGCCCGTGGCAGCGGGCTGGGCGATGGGCGGCGACGCGGAAGCCGCTGACTACGGCAGTGCCCGCAATATCCTCATCGCAGTGGCGACTTTGGCCATCGTGCTCATCCTCAGCCGCGTCCCGGTGGCGGCGATCTCGCAGCTGTCGATCCTGCTGGCCATTGTGCTCGGCACCATCGGATGCCTCATCTTCGGGTGGGCGGATTTCTCGCATGTACTCGATCGCGGAGTCTTCGCATTCCCCGAGCCATTCGCGTTTGGTATGCCAACATTCTCGGCTGCCGCGATCATCTCGATGTTCATCGTCATCATCGTCACTTTCGCCGAGACGACTGCGGACATCATCGCTGTCGGCGAGATCGTGCGCAGCAAGGTCGATTCGAAGCGGATCGCCTCGGGCCTGCGTGCCGACATGCTGTCCTCGGCGGTATCGCCGATCTTCAACTCGTTCACTCAGTCGGCTTTCGCACAGAATGTCGGCCTGGTGGCGATCACCGGTGTGAAGTCGCGTTTCGTGGTCACTGCCGGCGGTGCGATCCTCGTCGTCCTCGGTCTGCTGCCGGTGATGGGTGGTGTGGTCGCTGCGGTGCCGACTCCGGTTCTCGGTGGTGCCGGCATCGTCCTCTTCGGCACGGTCGCTGCGTCGGGCATTCGCACGCTGTCGAAGGTCAACTACGAGGGCAACCTCAACATGATCATCGTCGCGGTGTCGCTGGCCTTCGGAATCATCCCGGTCGTCACACCCGAGTTCTACAACTCCTTCCCCGCTTGGGTCGGCATCATCCTGCACTCGGGCATCTCTTCGGCAACGCTGATGGCGGTGCTGCTCAACCTCGTCTTCAACCACATCGGAGTGAAGACGAAGGATCGGTCGGATCGGTCGGTCTTCGTGGCCGGCACCGGGCGGGTCATTCGCAAGGAAGAGCTGCAGCGACTTCTCGACAATGAGCCCGTTCTCGCCGAGGGCGACATGGTCAAGGACGGCAAGATCGTCGACTGCAATGGCGAAGAGGTCCCAGTCGTCACAGATGAGCAGCACGAGAAGGTCGTCGAGGCGGCGAAGAAGGGTGAGGTCAAAACACAGGAAGACGTGCGCCGTCTGATCGAGGACGACGACAGCTGA
- a CDS encoding M50 family metallopeptidase, translated as MDIEQATATWWNAITSGFGRQDGLELDVLRLVLVIGLPLVVTLTPGIWRFFGLFVTFVHELGHAFAALMTGRVVKGISLNFDHSGQMNSFGRVGFSATWAGFWGYPAPGVLGLVLITSAVFGWAPLALSVGALILLVALIFIRNFAGAIIAVITAVAAQLVVVFLPLEWISVFVGALGTALTIGSLKDLVKVIRVHTRRRHVQQSDAYILAQGSRLPAGAWLTLFALVIIVCALASARVLYTAVSIGSV; from the coding sequence ATGGACATAGAGCAGGCGACGGCGACGTGGTGGAACGCGATCACCTCGGGATTCGGGCGGCAGGACGGACTCGAACTCGACGTCCTCCGACTCGTCCTCGTGATCGGACTGCCCCTGGTGGTGACGCTGACGCCGGGCATCTGGCGGTTCTTCGGCCTGTTCGTCACCTTCGTCCACGAACTCGGACACGCGTTCGCAGCCCTCATGACCGGGCGGGTGGTCAAAGGGATCTCACTGAATTTCGATCATTCCGGTCAGATGAATTCCTTCGGACGTGTCGGCTTCTCAGCCACCTGGGCCGGATTCTGGGGATATCCGGCACCGGGCGTTCTCGGGCTCGTCCTCATCACCTCGGCGGTCTTCGGCTGGGCCCCGCTGGCACTGTCTGTGGGTGCGCTGATCCTGCTCGTGGCGCTCATCTTCATCCGGAACTTCGCAGGCGCGATCATCGCCGTGATCACTGCGGTCGCGGCGCAGCTCGTCGTCGTCTTCCTCCCGCTCGAGTGGATCTCGGTCTTCGTCGGCGCACTCGGCACCGCACTGACCATCGGCTCGCTCAAGGACCTCGTCAAGGTCATCCGCGTCCACACCCGCAGGCGGCACGTGCAGCAGTCCGATGCCTATATCCTCGCCCAGGGTTCGCGGCTGCCGGCCGGTGCCTGGCTGACGCTGTTCGCACTGGTCATCATCGTCTGCGCGCTCGCCTCCGCGCGCGTTCTGTACACGGCGGTGTCGATCGGGTCGGTGTGA